A segment of the Lolium perenne isolate Kyuss_39 chromosome 3, Kyuss_2.0, whole genome shotgun sequence genome:
AGAGAAGGGGAACGGCGGTGCCCTGCTCTGGACCACCTCCGCGCCGTCGGCGCTGCGGCCGGCCTCGTCCTCGGCCACGATCCGCCTCCTCTTCTCCGGGCTGGAGCCGTCGCCACCGGCCACGGCCATCTCCTCCTTCTTGGCGACCATCGCGCGCAGCACCATGGCGGGGTCGTCGGCGAGCTTGCCGAGGAACGCCATCATCTGGCCCGGCCGGTTCTCGGCGGCGCGGAGCCTGCGGTCCATGGCCTGCAGCTCCTCCTCCATGCCACTTCGCTCGTCCCGCAGCCTCCGCACCGCCTGGATCGTGCCCCgcacctcctccgcctcctcctcgcaTAGCTCCCTGCTGCCCGCTGGGCCGGCCTTCTTCTTCTTGCGCGCGATCAGCGGCAGCAGTTTGGCCTGCCCGCGCAGGAACGACTCGTGCGCGAACTCCCACCTGTCCGGGTCGATCTTGCGGAAACCCTGAGAACACAAAGACGCAGGTCAGCAGAGGCACACCGGAGAGGTAGCTAGCTCCTGCTTGAAGTTGAAGCAGAGGAGGGGCTTGTACGTACGTAGGTGTTGAGCTGGCGGACGAAGCTGGCGAAGTTGCGGTGCTTGAAGTAGGCGGGGAGGAGGAAGTCGGAGAAGGCGGCGGGGTCGAGGACGAGgaaggtgttgctggcgccgcccCAGCGCACGACGGCGTCCGTGGCCGGGTCGCTGACCATGTGGAACGTCTTCGCCACGAACGGCGCGATTGcgcccgggccgccgccgccgccgccgtcgtcgtcctgGAACTGGTGGCCATTGAACTCGCTGCCCATGAACGAAGCTAGTGCAACCACCTGATGGATAGAGCTCCGGCCGCAGAACCGGATAAGGACGCCGCGAGCTGTTCGTGCTCTGCTCGGTGTGGTCGTTGGGGGTCACTCCTACGTGGGCAAGATATTTCCGTCGGAGGCTGGGCGGTGGCGCGTAGATATACAAGTATCTGCCTCGATCTGTGCGTGCCGACATATGTCGGCCTCGACCGGGGGAACGGCTTTGGGTTCTCGCCGCGGGAGGCAACAAATGGAGCCACCTGATTTGCCCGGTGATGTACCGCCAGTTTTTCAAGATTTTCCAACGATTCGGTGCTTGTCGCATACGGGCCACGTGTAGCGCCACAGGTATGCTGCGTTGTGCTTGTCTCCGCGCGTCGTGGCATCTCCGCTCAAAAGCGCTTGCCTTTTTCATTTTCAGCTTGTACTACGACGTTTACAGGAGGGCAGATGGATGTAATTCACTCGAGGGTGAGCTCGACGATCACATGGATGGATGAAGTGCTGTCtgttcctagccacaatttgccAGCAATCCTAAATTTGACAAGTGTAGTGTGTTAAAAGTTGGCAAAGATTTTACTCTATGACATGTGAatcatatctatacctaataataaagggagaagcgtttccgtaGTTTGGTCCGTGTTTTTATTCGTCCGTCGTTTGGTCCATCGTCCGCTCTCATGAGATCGATCGGCTGGGCGTCAGGCTGAGCGTGTGTACATGATCGCTAGGGGTGGGGCCAGCCCAGTCCCGTGCACAACTCAAATTGAAGAGTTTGAATAGAGTACGTACATTGCACAAGATTGATCTCGTATCCAGTAGATTTAAAAAAAAAGATCTCATGTCCGATCCATCCAACAATAGTTGAGGCAAATCCATATTATGTACGACAAGTTTAGTCTTCCATGTATAAGTATGCAAGGATCTATCGTGCGGCAACTATATGAAATCAAAGAAGTATTTCGCGATCTCGTGATGCAGATGCAGCCGACGAGTTCTTCTTGTTCTGGGCGGTTGACGTGTGCCTCGGCGTGTGGCGATCTATCCAGTCTCGCCTCGATAGCGTCCAACTGATTCTCAAGCAGCCTGCTGCCCCTGTTCCCGATGTCGAGGCTATTGGAGAAGAAGCGATCCTTAGGCGGCCGTCACAAAAGCAGTCCCATGCTGGCGCCAGCCTGGGCCACGGCCGGCGCCGACTTGAAGAAGCGGCCCTCGGTGGCTCGGTGGCTCGGTGGCCGTCACGAAGGCAGCCCCAGCACTGCGCCATACTAGGCCGATGCTGCTGCGACGGAAGTAAGCAAGTTGGCACTGGCCTAGGTTGCGGCCGCGGGCCGCTGCGACGGAGGCAAGCAAGCGGATCAAGACTATATCGCTAGGTGGACCTATAGATCAGTAGATGCTCGCCCGTCTGCTGAAGAATTTTCATGTGGACTGTACCGGCGAGGGGGTCTGGTTGTGGAGACCATTGCGAGTTCTTCTGGCATCCTCCGGACCGAGCTTTGGCCTCACCAATCATAGAGGCGCAGAACGCTCGGAATTTGAACAAGCAGTAAAGAAGCCAATGGATTAGTTAGTCTCCGGTGAAATAATTTGGTGTTCAAGTGACATAACATAGAGGCGCAGAACGCTCGGAATTTGACCTTTTATGTGTGACAGCTGACAAATCAGTTCAATTATGGTTTGAGGATAGGAAGAACATAAAGAGGAGATTCATGAGATTCAGGCCGATGTAATGGGATATAATTGTTGCTGAATTGGTTTGCCTCTCTATGTATACCTTTCCATGAATTTAAATAAATCTAAGGTGATTGCAGTCGTGTGATATATACGATTACATGTGGTTATCAATTGGTTCAACTTTGGTTGTTCCATGCGGGGTTTTCCTGACGATCTGAATTGCTATGGTGATGTTAAGTCCAACAATAACGTGCACAATCAGACTGTGTTAAGGTTTGTGGCCCCTATTATTGATATTTTCTGTTTATCTTAGTTTGTCAAGAGTATGgagtaaataaataaatctaATCATCGTGCGGAATCAGGTTCCTTGAACTATTACAGACTTAATTAAAAATAATTATTGCGGCAAATAATCTGCTAGGACATGTTCATGTCCCTGAGGATGGTGCCGTCCGACCTCCGTCAAGGGCTAGCTGCGCTGGACCGGGCAACTAGAGCGCATCGGTCTGCGGAATCAGGTTCCTTGAACTATTACATACTTAATTAAAAATAATTATTGCGGCAAATAATCTGCTCGGACATGTTCATGTCCCTGAGGATGGTGCCGTCCGACCTCCGTCAAGAGATAGCTGCGCTGGACCGGGCAACTAGAGCGCCTCGGCCTGCTCGGGGAGACCATGTGCTTGGCGAACAGTGCAAGCAAGAAAgtgttgcaagttttcaaaaagttATTTCTGCAGTTCATCACCGGCACTGAAGAAGCAACACCGGAAACATCGGATTGTGTTGGTTGAGAACATGTTAGCGTGTACCATCTAGGTGGCTGATTAATAGCAAAAGATTGGCAGTGAAGACCCATTTCATTCTTTTGTACAAGCAGCCGCCTGTGAAGGCAATTGCAACGGAGCTCGGATTAATTGCGCAAATCTGCTTATTTATGGTGATTCACATCTAAATTGAAAAATAAGGTTGTACACTTTACAAGCAATCCTTTTTGAAATTCTTGCAGAATAGATGTTGGGAATAGCCTTAAGTTTTGCTTGATTGCAACAAATAGCTAGATTAACACAAATAGCTTGCTGAGTTTGAAAAGCTTAAAAAGTCCCCGTTGACACGATTGAACCGTTCCACTCACCTGTACTTTCGCAATGCACCGCCTTTTCCACACGCGGGCAGCCTCCGGTGGTACACCTTCTACCCGTGTATAACTTTCGCCCCGCATCGATATTTTTTAACCAAAATTTATTTTCTaactcccgttgcaacgcacgggcaattttcctagtcAAATAATA
Coding sequences within it:
- the LOC127321559 gene encoding heat stress transcription factor C-1b, which gives rise to MGSEFNGHQFQDDDGGGGGGPGAIAPFVAKTFHMVSDPATDAVVRWGGASNTFLVLDPAAFSDFLLPAYFKHRNFASFVRQLNTYGFRKIDPDRWEFAHESFLRGQAKLLPLIARKKKKAGPAGSRELCEEEAEEVRGTIQAVRRLRDERSGMEEELQAMDRRLRAAENRPGQMMAFLGKLADDPAMVLRAMVAKKEEMAVAGGDGSSPEKRRRIVAEDEAGRSADGAEVVQSRAPPFPFSAMGKVFY